A stretch of the Pogona vitticeps strain Pit_001003342236 chromosome 8, PviZW2.1, whole genome shotgun sequence genome encodes the following:
- the XPO7 gene encoding exportin-7 isoform X2, with protein sequence MADHVQSLAQLENLCKQLYETTDTTTRIQAEKALVEFTNSPDCLNKCQLLLERGSSSYSQLLAATCLTKLVSRTNNPLPLEQRIDIRNYVLNYLATRPKLATFVTQALIQLYARITKLGWFDCQKDEYVFRNVITDVTRFLQDSVEHCIIGVTILSQLTNEINQADTTHPLTKHRKIASSFRDSSLFDIFTLSCNLLKQASGKTLNLNDESQHGLLMQLLKLTHNCLNFDFIGTSTDESSDDLCTVQIPTSWRSAFLDSSTLQLFFDLYHSIPPTFSPLVLSCLVQIASVRRSLFNNAERAKFLSHLVDGVKRILENPQSLSDPNNYHEFCRLLARLKSNYQLGELVKVENYPEVIRLIANFTVTSLQHWEFAPNSVHYLLSLWQRLAASVPYVKATEPHMLETYTPEVTKAYITSRLESVHIILRDGLEDPLDDTGLVQQQLDQLSTIGRCEYEKTCALLVQLFDQSAQSYQELLQSATAIPVDIAVQEGRLTWLVYIIGAVIGGRVSFASTDEQDAMDGELVCRVLQLMNLTDSRLAQAGNEKLELAMLSFFEQFRKIYIGDQVQKSSKLYRRLSEVLGLNDETMVLSVFIGKIITNLKYWGRCEPITSKTLQLLNDLSIGYSSVRKLVKLSAVQFMLNNHTSEHFSFLGINNQSNLSDMRCRTTFYTALGRLLMVDLGEDEDQYEQFMLPLTAAFETVAQMFSTNTFNEQEAKRTLVGLVRDLRGIAFAFNAKTSFMMLFEWIYPSYMPILQRAVELWYHDPACTTPVLKLMAELVHNRSQRLQFDVSSPNGILLFRETSKMITTYGNRILTLGEVPKDQVYALKLKGISICFSMLKAALSGSYVNFGVFRLYGDDALDNALQTFVKLLLSIPHSDLLDYPKLSQSYYSLLEVLTQDHMNFIASLEPHVIMYILSSISEGLTALDTMVCTGCCSCLDHIVTYLFKQLSRSTKKRTAPLVQESDRFLHIMQQHPEMIQQMLSTVLNIIIFEDCRNQWSMSRPLLGLILLNEKYFSDLRNSIVNSQPPEKQQAMHLCFENLMEGIERNLLTKNRDRFTQNLSAFRREVNDSMKNSTYGVNSNDMMS encoded by the exons AGTCTAGCCCAGCTAGAGAATCTGTGCAAGCAGCTCTATGAGACAACTGACACCACAACGCGGATCCAGGCGGAGAAGGCCTTGGTTGAGTTTACCAATAGCCCAGACTGCTTGAACAAGTGCCAGCTTCTTCTGGAAAGAGGGAGT TCATCTTACTCCCAATTATTGGCAGCTACATGCCTTACGAAACTGGTGTCGCGCACAAACAACCCTTTGCCCTTGGAACAGCGGATAGATATAC GAAACTATGTGCTCAACTATCTGGCTACCAGGCCTAAGCTGGCGACGTTTGTGACGCAAGCACTAATTCAGTTGTATGCTAGGATCACAAAGCTGGGCTGGTTTGATTGTCAGAAGGATGAATATGTCTTCAGAAATGTCATCACTGACGTCACAAGGTTTTTACAG GATAGTGTGGAGCACTGTATCATCGGAGTGACAATCCTGTCTCAGCTAACCAATGAAATTAACCAA gcagacaCTACACACCCTCTGACCAAGCACAGGAAGATTGCGTCTTCATTCCGCGATTCCTCTTTGTTTGATATTTTCACGCTCTCGTGCAATTTACTGAAACAG GCCTCGGGGAAAACCCTGAACTTGAACGACGAGAGCCAGCACGGCCTCCTCATGCAGCTCCTCAAGCTGACTCATAATTGCCTGAACTTTGACTTCATTGGTACCTCCACGGACGAGTCCTCTGATGATCTCTGCACTGTGCAGATCCCCACCAGCTGGAGATCGG CTTTTCTGGATTCCTCAACGTTGCAGCTGTTTTTTGACCTGTACCATTCCATCCCTCCTACGTTTTCACCTCTG GTCTTATCGTGTCTAGTACAAATAGCTTCTGTCCGTAGGTCCCTATTTAACAATGCAGAAAGAGCGAAGTTCCTTTCTCACCTCGTCGATGGTGTCAAGCGAATACTGGAAAACCCCCAG AGCTTGTCGGATCCAAACAACTACCATGAGTTTTGTCGTCTTCTTGCTCGGCTGAAAAGCAATTACCAGCTGGGGGAGCTGGTGAAAGTGGAGAACTATCCGGAGGTGATCCGACTTATTGCCAACTTCACAGTGACCAGCTTGCAG CACTGGGAGTTTGCGCCAAACAGCGTACACTACTTGTTGAGTTTATGGCAGCGGCTCGCCGCCTCTGTTCCTTACGTCAAAGCCACAGAGCCACACATGCTGGAGACCTACACACCGGAAGTCACCAAAGCTTACATCACGTCCAGACTGGAGTCGGTGCACATCATCCTGAG AGACGGCCTGGAGGATCCCCTGGATGACACGGGTCTGGTTCAGCAGCAGCTTGACCAGCTGTCCACCATTGGGCGTTGTGAATACGAGAAGACGTGTGCCCTCCTGGTGCAGCTCTTTGACCAGTCGGCCCAGTCCTACCAGGAGCTGCTGCAGAGCGCGACGGCCATTCCAGTGGACATAGCAGTCCAGGAGG GACGCCTGACATGGCTGGTCTACATCATTGGGGCTGTGATCGGGGGCCGAGTTTCCTTTGCCAGCACGGATGAGCAGGACGCGATGGACGGTGAATTGGTTTGTCG GGTTCTTCAGCTTATGAACCTGACAGATTCACGCCTGGCCCAGGCAGGCAACGAGAAGCTGGAGCTGGCCATGCTGAGCTTCTTTGAGCAGTTTCGGAAAATCTACATCGGAGACCAGGTGCAGAAATCCTCAAAG CTGTATCGCCGGCTCTCAGAGGTCCTGGGGCTCAACGACGAGACCATGGTCCTCAGTGTTTTCATAGGGAAAAT CATCACCAACTTGAAGTACTGGGGCCGGTGTGAGCCCATCACCTCCAAGACGCTGCAGCTCCTCAATGACCTTTCCATTGG CTACAGCAGTGTTAGGAAACTGGTGAAACTGAGCGCCGTGCAGTTCATGCTGAACAATCACACA AGTGAGCACTTTTCCTTCTTGGGCATCAACAATCAGTCCAACCTGAGTGACATGAGATGCCGGACAACTTTCTACACTGCACTGGGGCGTCTCCTCATGGTGGACCTAG GGGAGGATGAGGATCAGTACGAGCAGTTCATGCTGCCCCTCACAGCTGCCTTTGAGACTGTGGCCCAGATGTTTAGCACCAACACCTTCAACGAGCAAGAGGCAAAA AGAACGCTGGTTGGCCTGGTGAGAGACCTGAGGGGAATCGCCTTTGCCTTCAACGCCAAGACCAGCTTTATGATGCTCTTCGAGTGGAT CTATCCTTCCTACATGCCTATCTTGCAGCGGGCCGTTGAGCTCTGGTACCACGACCCAGCCTGCACCACCCCTGTGCTCAAGCTGATGGCTGAGCTGGTGCACAACAG GTCCCAGAGGCTCCAGTTCGATGTCTCCTCACCCAACGGCATCCTGCTTTTCCGGGAGACCAGCAAAATGATAACTACCTATG GGAACCGCATCCTGACCCTGGGGGAGGTCCCAAAGGACCAGGTGTACGCCTTGAAGCTCAAAGGGATCTCCATCTGCTTCTCCATGCTCAAGGCGGCTCTGAGTGGCAGCTACGTCAACTTTGGCGTTTTCCGTCTCTATGGAGATGATGCCCTTGATAATGCCTTGCAAACCTTCGTCAAGCTCCTCCTCTCCATCCCACACAGTGACCTTCTG GATTACCCGAAGCTCAGCCAGTCCTATTATTCTTTACTGGAAGTCCTTACCCAGGATCACATGAATTTTATAGCTAGCCTGGAGCCCCACGTCATCATGTatattctttcctccatctcagAGGGCCTCACAGCACTAG ACACCATGGTTTGCACAGGCTGCTGCTCCTGCCTGGACCACATTGTCACCTATCTCTTCAAGCAGCTGTCACGCAGCACCAAGAAGAGGACAGCCCCTTTGGTCCAGGAGAGCGACCGATTCCTGCACATCATGCAGCAGCATCCTGAGATGATCCAGCAG ATGCTGTCAACGGTGCTGAATATCATCATCTTTGAGGACTGTAGGAATCAGTGGTCCATGTCCCGGCCTCTCCTTGGCTTGATACTGCTCAATGAAAAG TACTTCTCGGACCTAAGGAACAGTATCGTGAACAGCCAGCCCCCAGAGAAGCAGCAAGCGATGCACCTCTGCTTTGAAAACCTCATGGAAGGCATTGAGCGGAATTTGCTCACCAAGAATCGGGATAG ATTTACACAAAACCTGTCTGCATTCCGGCGGGAGGTGAACGACTCTATGAAGAACTCCACCTACGGGGTAAACAGCAACGACATGATGAGCTGA
- the XPO7 gene encoding exportin-7 isoform X1 translates to MADHVQSLAQLENLCKQLYETTDTTTRIQAEKALVEFTNSPDCLNKCQLLLERGSSSYSQLLAATCLTKLVSRTNNPLPLEQRIDIRNYVLNYLATRPKLATFVTQALIQLYARITKLGWFDCQKDEYVFRNVITDVTRFLQDSVEHCIIGVTILSQLTNEINQVSASAFLSEADTTHPLTKHRKIASSFRDSSLFDIFTLSCNLLKQASGKTLNLNDESQHGLLMQLLKLTHNCLNFDFIGTSTDESSDDLCTVQIPTSWRSAFLDSSTLQLFFDLYHSIPPTFSPLVLSCLVQIASVRRSLFNNAERAKFLSHLVDGVKRILENPQSLSDPNNYHEFCRLLARLKSNYQLGELVKVENYPEVIRLIANFTVTSLQHWEFAPNSVHYLLSLWQRLAASVPYVKATEPHMLETYTPEVTKAYITSRLESVHIILRDGLEDPLDDTGLVQQQLDQLSTIGRCEYEKTCALLVQLFDQSAQSYQELLQSATAIPVDIAVQEGRLTWLVYIIGAVIGGRVSFASTDEQDAMDGELVCRVLQLMNLTDSRLAQAGNEKLELAMLSFFEQFRKIYIGDQVQKSSKLYRRLSEVLGLNDETMVLSVFIGKIITNLKYWGRCEPITSKTLQLLNDLSIGYSSVRKLVKLSAVQFMLNNHTSEHFSFLGINNQSNLSDMRCRTTFYTALGRLLMVDLGEDEDQYEQFMLPLTAAFETVAQMFSTNTFNEQEAKRTLVGLVRDLRGIAFAFNAKTSFMMLFEWIYPSYMPILQRAVELWYHDPACTTPVLKLMAELVHNRSQRLQFDVSSPNGILLFRETSKMITTYGNRILTLGEVPKDQVYALKLKGISICFSMLKAALSGSYVNFGVFRLYGDDALDNALQTFVKLLLSIPHSDLLDYPKLSQSYYSLLEVLTQDHMNFIASLEPHVIMYILSSISEGLTALDTMVCTGCCSCLDHIVTYLFKQLSRSTKKRTAPLVQESDRFLHIMQQHPEMIQQMLSTVLNIIIFEDCRNQWSMSRPLLGLILLNEKYFSDLRNSIVNSQPPEKQQAMHLCFENLMEGIERNLLTKNRDRFTQNLSAFRREVNDSMKNSTYGVNSNDMMS, encoded by the exons AGTCTAGCCCAGCTAGAGAATCTGTGCAAGCAGCTCTATGAGACAACTGACACCACAACGCGGATCCAGGCGGAGAAGGCCTTGGTTGAGTTTACCAATAGCCCAGACTGCTTGAACAAGTGCCAGCTTCTTCTGGAAAGAGGGAGT TCATCTTACTCCCAATTATTGGCAGCTACATGCCTTACGAAACTGGTGTCGCGCACAAACAACCCTTTGCCCTTGGAACAGCGGATAGATATAC GAAACTATGTGCTCAACTATCTGGCTACCAGGCCTAAGCTGGCGACGTTTGTGACGCAAGCACTAATTCAGTTGTATGCTAGGATCACAAAGCTGGGCTGGTTTGATTGTCAGAAGGATGAATATGTCTTCAGAAATGTCATCACTGACGTCACAAGGTTTTTACAG GATAGTGTGGAGCACTGTATCATCGGAGTGACAATCCTGTCTCAGCTAACCAATGAAATTAACCAAGTAAGTGCTTCAGCCTTCCTCAGTGAA gcagacaCTACACACCCTCTGACCAAGCACAGGAAGATTGCGTCTTCATTCCGCGATTCCTCTTTGTTTGATATTTTCACGCTCTCGTGCAATTTACTGAAACAG GCCTCGGGGAAAACCCTGAACTTGAACGACGAGAGCCAGCACGGCCTCCTCATGCAGCTCCTCAAGCTGACTCATAATTGCCTGAACTTTGACTTCATTGGTACCTCCACGGACGAGTCCTCTGATGATCTCTGCACTGTGCAGATCCCCACCAGCTGGAGATCGG CTTTTCTGGATTCCTCAACGTTGCAGCTGTTTTTTGACCTGTACCATTCCATCCCTCCTACGTTTTCACCTCTG GTCTTATCGTGTCTAGTACAAATAGCTTCTGTCCGTAGGTCCCTATTTAACAATGCAGAAAGAGCGAAGTTCCTTTCTCACCTCGTCGATGGTGTCAAGCGAATACTGGAAAACCCCCAG AGCTTGTCGGATCCAAACAACTACCATGAGTTTTGTCGTCTTCTTGCTCGGCTGAAAAGCAATTACCAGCTGGGGGAGCTGGTGAAAGTGGAGAACTATCCGGAGGTGATCCGACTTATTGCCAACTTCACAGTGACCAGCTTGCAG CACTGGGAGTTTGCGCCAAACAGCGTACACTACTTGTTGAGTTTATGGCAGCGGCTCGCCGCCTCTGTTCCTTACGTCAAAGCCACAGAGCCACACATGCTGGAGACCTACACACCGGAAGTCACCAAAGCTTACATCACGTCCAGACTGGAGTCGGTGCACATCATCCTGAG AGACGGCCTGGAGGATCCCCTGGATGACACGGGTCTGGTTCAGCAGCAGCTTGACCAGCTGTCCACCATTGGGCGTTGTGAATACGAGAAGACGTGTGCCCTCCTGGTGCAGCTCTTTGACCAGTCGGCCCAGTCCTACCAGGAGCTGCTGCAGAGCGCGACGGCCATTCCAGTGGACATAGCAGTCCAGGAGG GACGCCTGACATGGCTGGTCTACATCATTGGGGCTGTGATCGGGGGCCGAGTTTCCTTTGCCAGCACGGATGAGCAGGACGCGATGGACGGTGAATTGGTTTGTCG GGTTCTTCAGCTTATGAACCTGACAGATTCACGCCTGGCCCAGGCAGGCAACGAGAAGCTGGAGCTGGCCATGCTGAGCTTCTTTGAGCAGTTTCGGAAAATCTACATCGGAGACCAGGTGCAGAAATCCTCAAAG CTGTATCGCCGGCTCTCAGAGGTCCTGGGGCTCAACGACGAGACCATGGTCCTCAGTGTTTTCATAGGGAAAAT CATCACCAACTTGAAGTACTGGGGCCGGTGTGAGCCCATCACCTCCAAGACGCTGCAGCTCCTCAATGACCTTTCCATTGG CTACAGCAGTGTTAGGAAACTGGTGAAACTGAGCGCCGTGCAGTTCATGCTGAACAATCACACA AGTGAGCACTTTTCCTTCTTGGGCATCAACAATCAGTCCAACCTGAGTGACATGAGATGCCGGACAACTTTCTACACTGCACTGGGGCGTCTCCTCATGGTGGACCTAG GGGAGGATGAGGATCAGTACGAGCAGTTCATGCTGCCCCTCACAGCTGCCTTTGAGACTGTGGCCCAGATGTTTAGCACCAACACCTTCAACGAGCAAGAGGCAAAA AGAACGCTGGTTGGCCTGGTGAGAGACCTGAGGGGAATCGCCTTTGCCTTCAACGCCAAGACCAGCTTTATGATGCTCTTCGAGTGGAT CTATCCTTCCTACATGCCTATCTTGCAGCGGGCCGTTGAGCTCTGGTACCACGACCCAGCCTGCACCACCCCTGTGCTCAAGCTGATGGCTGAGCTGGTGCACAACAG GTCCCAGAGGCTCCAGTTCGATGTCTCCTCACCCAACGGCATCCTGCTTTTCCGGGAGACCAGCAAAATGATAACTACCTATG GGAACCGCATCCTGACCCTGGGGGAGGTCCCAAAGGACCAGGTGTACGCCTTGAAGCTCAAAGGGATCTCCATCTGCTTCTCCATGCTCAAGGCGGCTCTGAGTGGCAGCTACGTCAACTTTGGCGTTTTCCGTCTCTATGGAGATGATGCCCTTGATAATGCCTTGCAAACCTTCGTCAAGCTCCTCCTCTCCATCCCACACAGTGACCTTCTG GATTACCCGAAGCTCAGCCAGTCCTATTATTCTTTACTGGAAGTCCTTACCCAGGATCACATGAATTTTATAGCTAGCCTGGAGCCCCACGTCATCATGTatattctttcctccatctcagAGGGCCTCACAGCACTAG ACACCATGGTTTGCACAGGCTGCTGCTCCTGCCTGGACCACATTGTCACCTATCTCTTCAAGCAGCTGTCACGCAGCACCAAGAAGAGGACAGCCCCTTTGGTCCAGGAGAGCGACCGATTCCTGCACATCATGCAGCAGCATCCTGAGATGATCCAGCAG ATGCTGTCAACGGTGCTGAATATCATCATCTTTGAGGACTGTAGGAATCAGTGGTCCATGTCCCGGCCTCTCCTTGGCTTGATACTGCTCAATGAAAAG TACTTCTCGGACCTAAGGAACAGTATCGTGAACAGCCAGCCCCCAGAGAAGCAGCAAGCGATGCACCTCTGCTTTGAAAACCTCATGGAAGGCATTGAGCGGAATTTGCTCACCAAGAATCGGGATAG ATTTACACAAAACCTGTCTGCATTCCGGCGGGAGGTGAACGACTCTATGAAGAACTCCACCTACGGGGTAAACAGCAACGACATGATGAGCTGA
- the PBDC1 gene encoding protein PBDC1, giving the protein MAAPTEAGGLAALGAREAAAAAQALSLPAEAFGNDPSVEMVWAMKAFQHAEVYFNLISSVDPKFLKLTKVDDQIYAEFRKTFKDLGIGVLDPEDLKSEPAKEKWRPFCLQFDGIVEDFNYGTLLRLNCSQGYTEENTIFATRIQFFAVEIARNREGYNSVVYDSAKKASSHTGVSSSG; this is encoded by the exons ATGGCGGCGCCCACGGAAGCAGGAGGTTTGGCTGCGCTG GGTGCCCgggaagccgccgccgccgcccaggcGCTCTCGCTGCCGGCCGAGGCCTTCGGGAACGAC ccCAGCGTGGAGATGGTGTGGGCCATGAAGGCCTTCCAGCACGCCGAGGTCTACTTCAAC CTGATTTCTTCTGTTGACCCCAAATTCCTGAAGCTTACCAAAGTCGATGACCAGATCTATGCCGAATTCAGGAAGACCTTTAAGGACCTTGGAATTGGTGTGCTTGACCCAGAGGACCTTAAATCTGAACCTGCCAAAGAG AAGTGGCGCCCATTTTGCTTGCAGTTTGATGGGATAGTCGAAGACTTTAATTACGGCACTCTCCTAAGGTTGAACTGCAGTCAAGGATACACAGAGGAGAATACAATATTTG CCACCAGGATCCAGTTCTTTGCCGTTGAAATAGCCCGTAACCGAGAGGGCTACAACAGCGTTGTTTATGACAGTGCGAAGAAAGCCAGCTCACACACAGGAGTGTCCAGCTCTGGGTGA